A single genomic interval of Candidatus Omnitrophota bacterium harbors:
- a CDS encoding nucleotidyltransferase domain-containing protein, translating into MTPFSGSKLRSRLLAYFFTNPEKSLYVRELGVILDLDPGNLSRELRKMEQEGIFTSYAKGQIKFYSLDKRYPLFNDLKNIIFKTEGVEGSMRQLVSEYPGISLAFIYGSYAKGKERSASDIDMVVVGSFPRDEFTHKLRALEAKLNREANFNSYTKAEFGKESKESGGFLNMVVRGKIVLLKGRLND; encoded by the coding sequence ATGACACCATTTAGCGGATCAAAATTAAGATCAAGACTGCTAGCCTATTTTTTTACCAATCCGGAAAAGTCTCTCTATGTCCGCGAACTCGGCGTTATCCTCGACCTAGACCCCGGCAACCTTTCACGTGAACTTCGCAAGATGGAACAAGAAGGCATATTCACCTCCTACGCTAAAGGCCAGATAAAATTTTATTCTTTAGATAAAAGGTATCCGCTATTCAACGATCTGAAAAATATAATATTTAAGACGGAAGGCGTGGAGGGGAGTATGCGACAGCTGGTTTCCGAATATCCTGGAATATCGCTCGCTTTCATATATGGCTCATATGCAAAAGGAAAGGAGAGGAGCGCCTCCGATATAGATATGGTTGTCGTAGGTTCTTTTCCGAGGGACGAATTCACGCACAAGCTTCGGGCGCTCGAAGCAAAATTAAACAGGGAGGCCAATTTTAATTCTTACACTAAGGCGGAATTCGGAAAAGAGAGCAAGGAGAGCGGCGGATTTCTTAATATGGTAGTAAGGGGTAAGATTGTATTGCTGAAAGGTAGGCTTAATGATTGA